The sequence ACGTTTGGCGAAGCTTGAAAAGGAGCTCGCGGACTTGAAAGCGGAGCAGGAGCGGCTTCGAGCCCGATGGGAGGTGGAAAAGCAGGCCATCGGCCGGCTGCGCAGCCTCAAGGAGGAGATCGAAAAGACCAAGGTCGCTATCGATCAGGCGCAACGCCAGTACGATCTCAACCGGGTCGCCGAGCTCAAGTACGGGAGGCTTGCGCAGCTGGAAAAGGAACTCGCCAGCGAGGAGCAAAAGCTTCGCGATCAGGGCGGCATGCGACTGCTCAAGGAAGAGGTCGACGAAGATGACATCGCGGCCGTGGTATCTCGCTGGACGGGCATTCCGGTCGCCAAGCTCCTCGAAGGAGAAAAGGAAAAACTCCTGCGGCTCGGCGAGCACCTGCACAAGCGCGTGGTGGGGCAGGACGAGGCGGTCGAAGCGGTGGCCGACGCCGTGGTGCGCGCGCGATCGGGACTGAAAGATCCCAACCGTCCCATCGGCTCGTTTATCTTTCTCGGCCCCACGGGCGTGGGGAAAACGGAGCTCGCTCGCGCCCTGGCCGAATTTCTGTTCGACGACGAGAACAACATGATTCGCCTGGACATGTCGGAGTACCAGGAACGGCATACGGTGGCGCGGTTGATCGGCGCGCCTCCCGGCTACGTCGGCTACGAAGAAGGCGGCCAGCTCACCGAAGCCGTCCGGCGGCGGCCGTACTCGGTTGTCTTGTTCGACGAGATCGAGAAAGCCCACACCGACGTTTTCAACGTGCTGCTGCAGATTCTGGACGACGGGCGGCTCACCGACGGCCACGGCCGCACGGTGGATTTCAAAAACACCGTCGTGATCATGACCTCCAACGTCGGCAGCCACCTGATCCTCAACTATCGTGGCGGAGACCTTCTGGCCTTCGAGCGCATGAAAGCCGAAGTGCTGGAGGCGCTCAGGCGACAGTTCCGTCCGGAGTTTCTCAACCGCGTCGATGAAATCGTCGTCTTCCACAGCCTCACGCGCGAGCATCTCAAGCAGATCGTCGAGATCCAGCTTGGGCGGCTGCGGACCCGGCTCGCCGAGCGTCACATCACCTTGGAGCTCACCGAGCAGGCGCGGGAGTACTTGGCCGCCGCCGGCTACGACCCGACCTACGGGGCGCGCCCTCTGAAGCGAACGATCCAGAAAGAGCTCGAGACTCCCATCGGCCGTTTGATTCTCAAAGGCGAGCTCGCCGACGGCCAGACCGTCGTCGTCGACCAGGACCTCAAAGCGGGGGGGTTACGGTTCGAAGTGAGGAAGGCGGAAAATCAGAGCGACTTACAGGCCGCGGTCCGGGTGGCATGACAACTCTGGCGCGGACCGGAAGGGGCAGCGACACCTCGAGCGGTCAATTTCTCGAATCAAAGCACGCCGCTCCCCAGCACGGCCCGCTCCTTCGTCGACTTTTGCTCTCCCGCGACCCGAAAGGTCAGTCCTGGACGCGCGGACGTGGGCCGACCGGTTCCCGGGCCGCAAAGGCCGAGCGTGAGGGGGATCCGGGCTGGGGCAAGCGGTCACTCGGCCCCCGTCGGCGGAGCTGAAGGTCGCCTCATTGCGAGGAGGGTCCAGCCGCTGGCGATCAGCATCGGCACGACGCCGGCGGCGATGAAGACGGCGTCGGCGGGCAGGCGGGCCCACTCGATGTAACGTACGAGCGGCTGGTCCAGGAACTCGGGGCTGCGGGCGTGCCAGTAGCCGTGCTCCAGGACATCGGCGAGCTGCAGCACGCCGCCGGGGAAGAGATTGATCAGGACCATCAGCCCCAAACCCAGGTTCAGTCCCCAGAAGGACACCCCGATGAGCTTCTCCACCGTCGCCCACCGGCCGTCGCCGAGGACCTGGCGCAGGGCGAAGGTCAGGAGCGCGATGGCGAGCATGCCGAAGACCCCCATCATAGCGGCGTGGCCGTGATTCGGCGTCAGCATCGTGCCGACCTCGAAGTAGCTCACGATGGGAAGATTGATGAGAAAGCCGAATACCCCGGCGCCGACGAAGTTCCAGAAGCCGACGGCCATGAGGAAGTAGAAAGTCCATTTATGCGGCACCGCGATCGCCTTGTTGCACACGTCGCACCTGCCGCGACTCAATCTCACGAAATCCCACGCGTCGAGCGTGAGCAGCGTCAGCGGCACGACCTCCAGGGCTGAAAACATCGCTGCGAAGGCCATCGTGACGTTCGATTGTCCGGTCCAGTACCAGTGGTGGCCGGTGCCGACGATCCCGCTGCCGAGGTAGAGGATCGCGTCCAGATAGACCACGCGCGCGGCGGTCGCACGGGACACCGCCCCCAGCTGATAGAAAATGATCGCGACCATCACGGTGGCAAACAGCTCGAAAAAACCCTCCACCCAGAGGTGGATGATCCAGAAGCGCCACATGTCGACGACCGTGAAGTGGGTGCGGTCGTCGAAGAACATGGCCGGCAAATAAAAAAGCGGGATGGCAGCGGCGGCGTACAAAAAGAGCGAAGCAATCTCCCGCCGCTCCGGATCGCGGCGCGAAGGGGCAAGCGCGCGAAACAGCAGAACGAGCCAGTAAATCAAGGCCGCGGCGAGCAGGATCTGCCACGCTCGCCCGAGCTCGAGATATTCCCAGCCCTGGTGGCCGAACCAGAACCACAGATCTCCCACTGCCTGGTTCAGGCCGAGCAACTCCCCCAGCAAGCTGCCGGCGGCGACGACGAGTAGCGCCCCGAAGAGGAGATCGACCCCTCTGGCCTGACCGGCCGGATCTTTTCCCAGAGCCGGGGCCAGGAAAAGTCCTCCAGCGACGTAAGCGGTGGCGACCCAGAGGACGCCCAGCTGCAGATGCCATGTACGCGCGAGATGGCTGGGAAGCCAACGGGACAGGTCGATACCGTAGAACCCGACGGGGTCCGCTCTGTAGTGAGCCGTCGCGCCGCCGACCAGGACCTGGGCGAGAAACAACAGAGCGGCGACGAAGAAGTACTTGATGACCGCCTTCTGGCTCTCGGAGATCGTTCCAGGGAGCATCTGTGGGTGGATGTGCTCGCCCTTCCCCTTCCAGCCGAGATAATCGAACTTGCCGAAAGCGAACAGAACGGCGGCGATTCCGGCGAGCAAGGCGACCAGGCTCAGCGCGCTCCACAGGAGGGCGTCGCCGGTCGGCGTGTTGCCCGCTATCGGCTCGTAGGGGAAGTTGTTCGTGTAGGAGTAGGGTTTGCCCGGACGATTGGCGACGGAGGCCCACGCCGTCCAGGCGAAGAAGGCGGTGAGCTGTCTGATCTCCCCGGGGTCGCCGATGTACTTCGCAGGCAGGCCGCGCGTGTTGCGCGGCTCGGAAAAGTACGCCGCCCATCTTTGGATCTGACTCCGATAGGACAGCGCTTCCGCGTGCGTATAGCGCAAGGTTCGATACCGGGGGTCGTACCTGTTTTCCTTCAGCAGTTGCGCGGTTTCCGCTCCGACGGCACCGCGCGCCGCCGGAGAAAGCTCTGCCAGCGGGCCTCCGAACCGTTCTCTGGCCAGGACCTCGTTCGCGCCGAGGGCGAGCGCATGCAAATACGCAGCGGAGAAATCGGGCCCGAGATAGGCGCCGTGGCCCCAGATCGTGCCGTTGTCCATCAGGCCGTATTTCGTGAAAAGGCTCTGCCCCGCAAGGATGTCTTCACGGGTGAAGAGAGTCTCGCCGGACGGTCCCGCCACTCTTTCGGGAATAGGCGGGGCGTCGCGATAGGCTTTCGCGGAAAGCCAGATCAAGATCGTAAA is a genomic window of Candidatus Zixiibacteriota bacterium containing:
- a CDS encoding nitric-oxide reductase large subunit yields the protein MANDVLSPWWRHAVILTIAAGFTILIWLSAKAYRDAPPIPERVAGPSGETLFTREDILAGQSLFTKYGLMDNGTIWGHGAYLGPDFSAAYLHALALGANEVLARERFGGPLAELSPAARGAVGAETAQLLKENRYDPRYRTLRYTHAEALSYRSQIQRWAAYFSEPRNTRGLPAKYIGDPGEIRQLTAFFAWTAWASVANRPGKPYSYTNNFPYEPIAGNTPTGDALLWSALSLVALLAGIAAVLFAFGKFDYLGWKGKGEHIHPQMLPGTISESQKAVIKYFFVAALLFLAQVLVGGATAHYRADPVGFYGIDLSRWLPSHLARTWHLQLGVLWVATAYVAGGLFLAPALGKDPAGQARGVDLLFGALLVVAAGSLLGELLGLNQAVGDLWFWFGHQGWEYLELGRAWQILLAAALIYWLVLLFRALAPSRRDPERREIASLFLYAAAAIPLFYLPAMFFDDRTHFTVVDMWRFWIIHLWVEGFFELFATVMVAIIFYQLGAVSRATAARVVYLDAILYLGSGIVGTGHHWYWTGQSNVTMAFAAMFSALEVVPLTLLTLDAWDFVRLSRGRCDVCNKAIAVPHKWTFYFLMAVGFWNFVGAGVFGFLINLPIVSYFEVGTMLTPNHGHAAMMGVFGMLAIALLTFALRQVLGDGRWATVEKLIGVSFWGLNLGLGLMVLINLFPGGVLQLADVLEHGYWHARSPEFLDQPLVRYIEWARLPADAVFIAAGVVPMLIASGWTLLAMRRPSAPPTGAE